TGGAGCGACCGCAAGATCGCCGAGATCTGCGGCGTCTCCCACAACTTCGTGAGCGACCGGCGCAAGGCGATCTGTCCTTCGATGACAGATGGCTCGGCCATCCGCACCGTCGAGCGCGGCGGCAAGACCTACCAGCAGGACACCAGCCGCATCGGCAAGAGGCTGGCCGCGCCGGCGGAGCCCCGGCCTGACGCATGTGAGCCGGGGGCTGCCGAACCCGCTTCGACCGAGCCCGCCCCCGAGTCCGTTGACACCAGCGGTGCGCAAGGTGACGCCCGGCCGCCCATCGACGACATGTCGTCCAAGCCGTTGGCCGAGTGCGCCATGTCCGGTGACGCTGTGGAGGGTGACGGGAGTGAGCCGCATCCGGGCGGCGTCGAGGCTGACGAAGCCGAAATCGCAGCCGAACTCCAGGCCGTGCGCGCCAAGGTGGTGGACCTCACCATGCTCTTGCAGGCGGACGACAAGCTGGTCGCGGCATCGACGCTGGTGGCGGACCTGCGGGTCATGAACAACGTCCTGCAAGCGCGCACGGACGACCTGCTGGCCGAAAAGGCAAAGCTGATCAGCGAGGTCAAGATGCTGCGCAACAAGCTCAAGCAGCGGGAGTTGCGCATCGATGCCCTCGAGGGCGAAGTCGCGAAGCTGCTGGGCGAGAATGGCATGCTTGAGGCCAAGCTGGCCGCCGACTTTCGCCAGGACCAGGCGGCATGAGCTGGTCCAGCGCGCGACTGTTCGACGACGCGACCTGCACGGCCGCGTCGTTCCCGCCGCCGCGGCCCTTCCAGGTCACTGCCCACGAGGCGCTGCGGCAGGGCGCGCGAACGGGTCACAAGAACCAGCTGCTGATGGCGCCCACCGGCGCGGGCAAGACGTATTTGGGCCTGCGCCTCGCGCACGAGGCCATGCTCAAGGGCAAGCGCGCGGTTTTCGTTTGCGACCGCACGACCCTGATCAACCAGACCAGCCAGACGGCGGACCGCTACGGCCTTGCCGCGCACGGCATCGTGCAGGCCAACCACTGGCGACGCGACACCTCCCTGCCGCTCCAGATCGCCAGCGCCCAGACCTTGGCCAAACGGGACTATTGGCCGGCGGCGGACGTCATCATCATCGACGAGGCGCACACAAAGCTGCGGGTCTGGGTCGAACACATCCAGCGCACCGAGGCAGTCTGCATCGGGTTGAGTGCGACGCCTTTCTCGCCCGGGCTGGGCAAGCTGTTCACGAACCTGGTGAACGCTACGACGATGCACGAGCTGACTCAGTCCGGCGTGCTCGTACCGATGCGCGTGTTGTCCTGTACCAGGATCAACATGGACGGCGCCGCCACGGCAGGCGGCGAGTGGACCGACACAGCCGCGGCCGAGCGGGGCCTGGCCATCGTCGGCGACGTCGTTTCGGAGTGGGCCAAGCATGCGCAGCAGCGCAAGACCATCGTCTTTGGCGCCAATATCGCCCACTGCCTTGAGCTGTGCCGTCAATTCGTCGACGCCGGCATCATGGCTGCGGCCTTCACGGCCAATACGAGTTCCGCCGAGCGCGAAGTGCTGCTGCGTGAATACCGAAAGCCTGACGC
The sequence above is a segment of the Ramlibacter tataouinensis genome. Coding sequences within it:
- a CDS encoding ParB N-terminal domain-containing protein, yielding MDSNENTSTSIKKLNIGVIRIDGGTQARAEVAKAVVADYAERIRAGVKFPPVVVFHDGAEYWLADGFHRLQAHLTAQREVIEVDVREGALREAILFSLGANAAHGLRRSNEDKRKVVETMLRDAEWVQWSDRKIAEICGVSHNFVSDRRKAICPSMTDGSAIRTVERGGKTYQQDTSRIGKRLAAPAEPRPDACEPGAAEPASTEPAPESVDTSGAQGDARPPIDDMSSKPLAECAMSGDAVEGDGSEPHPGGVEADEAEIAAELQAVRAKVVDLTMLLQADDKLVAASTLVADLRVMNNVLQARTDDLLAEKAKLISEVKMLRNKLKQRELRIDALEGEVAKLLGENGMLEAKLAADFRQDQAA
- a CDS encoding DEAD/DEAH box helicase, whose amino-acid sequence is MSWSSARLFDDATCTAASFPPPRPFQVTAHEALRQGARTGHKNQLLMAPTGAGKTYLGLRLAHEAMLKGKRAVFVCDRTTLINQTSQTADRYGLAAHGIVQANHWRRDTSLPLQIASAQTLAKRDYWPAADVIIIDEAHTKLRVWVEHIQRTEAVCIGLSATPFSPGLGKLFTNLVNATTMHELTQSGVLVPMRVLSCTRINMDGAATAGGEWTDTAAAERGLAIVGDVVSEWAKHAQQRKTIVFGANIAHCLELCRQFVDAGIMAAAFTANTSSAEREVLLREYRKPDAQLRVLISVEALAKGFDVPDVGCVVDCRPLRKSLSSAIQMWGRGLRASPATGKIDCLLLDHSGNIVRFLDDFTEIYFNGLSALDAGEDLDKAVRRDQSNYEPKPCPACGYVPFSKRCMACGFERQPLTRICALPGEMQEVIVAGKKLADDQEHLWAQLCSYACTHSSPDKQRGRAWHLYRQITGSEPPKDWSFDSSASVAVTDHVRNRITSLNLRHLKRRRA